From the Streptomyces syringium genome, one window contains:
- a CDS encoding DUF742 domain-containing protein — protein sequence MATPPGGYPYGNEQQAQPPLNRFNFPSAPSHQAQPEAPRSPYSAPAQPQKHRRATPSGGAHNPLVRPYAMTGGRTRPRYQLAIEALVHTTAQPSQLQGQLPEHQRICQLCREIKSVAEISALLSIPLGVARILVADLAEAGLVAIHQPGGDESAGGQPDVTLLERVLSGLRNL from the coding sequence GTGGCAACGCCCCCCGGCGGTTACCCGTACGGCAATGAACAGCAGGCTCAGCCCCCGCTGAACCGCTTCAATTTCCCCTCCGCACCGAGCCACCAAGCTCAGCCGGAGGCTCCGCGGTCGCCGTACTCGGCACCCGCGCAGCCCCAGAAGCACCGGCGTGCGACCCCCTCGGGGGGCGCGCACAACCCGCTGGTGCGACCGTATGCGATGACCGGCGGCCGTACGCGGCCGCGCTACCAGCTCGCCATCGAGGCACTGGTGCACACCACGGCTCAGCCGTCCCAGCTCCAAGGGCAGTTGCCGGAACACCAGCGCATCTGCCAACTGTGCCGTGAGATCAAGTCGGTCGCCGAGATCTCGGCACTTCTTTCCATCCCGCTCGGCGTAGCCCGAATCCTCGTCGCCGACTTGGCGGAGGCCGGACTTGTCGCCATCCATCAGCCCGGCGGCGACGAGTCCGCCGGCGGCCAGCCTGACGTGACACTGCTCGAAAGGGTGCTCAGTGGACTTCGGAACCTCTAG
- a CDS encoding GTP-binding protein, with protein MDFGTSSGEAARSTTSAKIVVAGGFGVGKTTFVGAVSEINPLRTEAVMTSASAGIDDLTHAPDKTTTTVAMDFGRITLDQDLILYLFGTPGQDRFWFMWDDLVRGAIGAVVLVDTRRLADCFPAVDYFENSGLPFVIALNGFDGHQPYNPEEVREALQIGPDAPIITTDARHRNEAKSALITLVEHALMARLR; from the coding sequence GTGGACTTCGGAACCTCTAGCGGCGAGGCAGCCCGCTCCACCACCTCCGCGAAGATTGTGGTGGCCGGTGGCTTCGGCGTGGGCAAGACCACGTTCGTCGGCGCGGTCTCGGAGATCAACCCGCTGCGCACCGAAGCGGTCATGACCTCCGCCTCGGCGGGGATCGACGACCTCACGCACGCGCCGGACAAGACCACGACGACCGTGGCCATGGACTTCGGCCGCATCACCTTGGACCAGGACCTGATCCTGTACCTCTTCGGTACACCCGGTCAGGACCGCTTCTGGTTCATGTGGGACGACCTGGTCCGCGGCGCCATCGGCGCCGTCGTCCTCGTCGACACCAGGCGCCTCGCCGACTGCTTCCCCGCCGTCGACTACTTCGAGAACAGCGGCCTCCCCTTCGTCATCGCCCTCAACGGCTTCGACGGACACCAGCCCTACAACCCCGAAGAAGTCCGCGAAGCACTCCAGATCGGCCCCGACGCACCGATCATCACCACCGACGCCCGCCACCGCAACGAAGCCAAGAGCGCACTCATCACGCTCGTCGAGCACGCCCTCATGGCCCGGCTGCGGTAG
- a CDS encoding roadblock/LC7 domain-containing protein, translating to MSPMSQAAQNLNWLITSFVDNTPGVSHTVVVSADGLLLAMSEGFPRDRADQLAAVASGLTSLTAGASRIFEGGAVNQTVVEMERGFLFIMSVSDGSSLAVLAHPECDIGLVGYEMALLVDRAGSVLTPDLRAELQGSLLN from the coding sequence GTGAGCCCGATGAGCCAGGCGGCGCAAAACCTGAACTGGTTGATCACCAGTTTCGTGGACAACACCCCAGGGGTGTCCCACACCGTCGTGGTCTCCGCCGACGGACTCCTTCTGGCCATGTCCGAAGGGTTCCCGCGGGACCGCGCCGACCAGCTGGCGGCAGTAGCCTCCGGCCTGACCTCACTGACCGCGGGTGCCTCCCGGATCTTCGAGGGCGGCGCGGTCAACCAGACCGTGGTGGAGATGGAGCGTGGTTTCCTCTTCATCATGTCCGTCTCCGACGGATCCTCGCTGGCCGTGCTGGCGCACCCCGAGTGCGACATCGGCCTCGTGGGCTACGAGATGGCCCTGTTGGTCGACCGCGCGGGCAGTGTGCTCACGCCCGACCTCCGCGCCGAATTGCAGGGGAGCCTTCTCAACTAG
- a CDS encoding sensor histidine kinase has product MQGRFKRDGSAAAEPEPRGATDRGTPADAPSGGEPADKPKAKKPNGPGSRIALRNWRISTRLVSLLALPVVAATTLGALRIDGSLENVDQLDHMKILTEMTGKATQLADALQEERDKSAGPLVGGNDKDDRVVAPREKTDRAIDAFREATTKVESNDTTMIGVQTTLVDITKQLDKIKNHRLQAYQETDYIAQTVNDYNALITSLLSLSQDMAQATSNSDMITSTRALATFSAAKEYASIQRAVISAALANPKGARLSANDLQYGKNALDSEDEALRRFTAIRAGDSAELLQALNGGQTEITSANTFAERALGKTEGLKSAPYTYMDWYDQDSVKLEEMSKIEQTLLSQMDQKARELRDDAQQDAILNGVLIILVLGISLVGAFVVARSMVRSLRRLQDTAQKVAQERLPELVKQLSETDPQDVDTTVESVGVHSRDEIGKVAAAFDDVHREAVRLAAEQALLRGNVNAMFTNLSRRSQGLIQRQLSLISELESREADPDQLSSLFRLDHLATRMRRNGENLLVLAGEEPGRRWTRPVPLVDVLRAAASEVEQYERIELSGVPPTEVAGRVVNDLVHLLAELLENATSFSSPQTKVKVTGHALPDGRVLVEIHDTGIGLSPEDLAAINERLASPPTVDVSVSRRMGLFVVGRLSLRHGIRIQLRPSDSGGTTALVMLPVDVAQGGKKPAPGMPGGQPAMGGGNPGAGQAGLMAGGQAPRRQVPPASGPRPALPGRPGTTDKGLPTRPAAGAGAAAGAAAGSSGGSLFDSAPRGGGDRPTLPPRGNPAGPAATPPAGDRGGRRPQLPARGAAPELPGRTAPSWGNEQSPATPASGTPAPAAPVDDWPLASDGGARRPAQDSPRGHEDVENTGRFAQPAQGARPDTTGQFPRPGTPQPGSGGPGDTSEFPRIGGGDESRANATGQFPRPTGAQPSTGPGDTGQFALPGSPADTSSFPQIGGVDHAQNSTTGQFERPGDTGQFAQPDGRPEAGQLPAAGPGDGRAPLFEELESNWRRGENGGNAGTAGTADNTAAPAQPAKNGRSLPRREPQPTPTPQGDRAPKAQRTPRNPQAPKARQAPADDWRNPNDERQQRAEAVREPAAGGITSSGLPRRVPRANLVEGAAQEQEQNNPTGPAVSRAPDDVRGRLTNLRRGIQQGRQAGNGSTTGSHNIGPTYQQER; this is encoded by the coding sequence GTGCAGGGACGTTTCAAGAGGGATGGCAGCGCTGCGGCGGAGCCGGAGCCGCGCGGTGCGACCGACCGCGGCACGCCCGCCGACGCGCCGAGCGGCGGCGAGCCCGCCGACAAGCCGAAGGCGAAAAAGCCGAACGGGCCGGGCTCACGAATAGCCCTGCGCAACTGGCGCATCAGCACCCGACTGGTCTCCCTGCTAGCCCTGCCCGTGGTCGCCGCGACGACCCTGGGTGCGCTACGTATCGACGGTTCGCTCGAGAACGTCGACCAGCTCGACCACATGAAGATCCTTACCGAGATGACCGGTAAGGCCACCCAGCTCGCGGACGCGCTCCAGGAGGAGCGCGACAAGTCCGCGGGTCCGCTGGTCGGCGGCAACGACAAGGACGACCGGGTCGTCGCCCCGCGCGAGAAGACCGACCGCGCCATCGACGCGTTCCGGGAAGCGACCACCAAGGTCGAGTCGAACGACACGACGATGATCGGTGTCCAGACGACCCTGGTCGACATCACCAAGCAGCTCGACAAGATCAAGAACCACCGGCTGCAGGCGTACCAGGAGACCGACTACATCGCGCAGACGGTCAACGACTACAACGCGTTGATCACCTCGCTGCTGTCGCTGTCCCAGGACATGGCGCAGGCCACCAGCAACAGCGACATGATCACCAGCACCCGTGCGCTGGCGACGTTCTCCGCTGCCAAGGAGTACGCCTCCATCCAGCGGGCCGTGATCAGCGCCGCGCTCGCCAACCCCAAGGGCGCGCGGCTCTCCGCGAACGACCTGCAGTACGGCAAGAATGCGCTGGACAGCGAGGACGAGGCGCTGCGCCGCTTCACCGCGATCCGCGCCGGTGACTCCGCCGAACTGCTCCAGGCTCTCAACGGCGGCCAGACGGAGATCACCTCGGCGAACACCTTCGCCGAGCGCGCGCTCGGCAAGACCGAGGGCCTCAAGTCCGCGCCGTACACGTACATGGACTGGTACGACCAGGACAGCGTGAAGCTCGAAGAGATGTCCAAGATCGAGCAGACCCTGCTGTCCCAGATGGACCAGAAGGCGCGCGAGCTCCGTGACGACGCCCAGCAGGACGCCATCCTCAACGGTGTGCTGATCATCCTGGTCCTCGGCATCTCGCTCGTCGGCGCGTTCGTCGTGGCCCGGTCCATGGTGCGGTCGCTGCGCCGACTGCAGGACACCGCCCAGAAGGTCGCCCAGGAACGTCTGCCCGAGCTCGTCAAGCAGCTGTCCGAGACGGACCCGCAGGACGTCGACACCACGGTCGAGTCCGTCGGTGTGCACAGCCGGGACGAGATCGGCAAGGTGGCCGCGGCCTTCGACGACGTGCACCGCGAGGCGGTCCGCCTCGCCGCCGAGCAGGCGTTGCTGCGAGGCAACGTCAACGCGATGTTCACCAACCTCTCGCGCCGCAGCCAGGGCCTCATCCAGCGTCAGCTCTCGCTCATCTCCGAGCTCGAGAGCCGCGAGGCCGACCCCGACCAGCTCTCCTCGCTCTTCCGGCTCGACCACCTCGCGACCCGTATGCGCCGTAACGGCGAAAACCTCCTCGTCCTCGCGGGCGAGGAGCCGGGCCGCCGGTGGACCCGCCCGGTGCCGCTCGTCGACGTGCTGCGTGCCGCCGCGTCCGAGGTGGAGCAGTACGAGCGCATCGAGCTGAGCGGTGTGCCGCCGACCGAGGTCGCCGGCCGCGTGGTCAACGACCTCGTGCACCTGCTCGCCGAGCTGCTCGAGAACGCGACGTCCTTCTCGTCGCCGCAGACCAAGGTCAAGGTCACCGGTCACGCCCTGCCCGACGGCCGGGTACTGGTCGAGATCCACGACACGGGCATCGGCCTCTCCCCCGAGGACCTTGCCGCGATCAACGAGCGGCTCGCCAGCCCGCCCACGGTCGACGTCTCCGTCTCCCGGCGCATGGGTCTGTTCGTGGTCGGCCGTCTGTCCCTGCGACACGGCATCCGCATTCAGCTCCGGCCCTCCGACTCGGGCGGCACGACCGCGCTCGTCATGCTGCCGGTCGACGTCGCCCAGGGCGGCAAGAAGCCGGCTCCGGGCATGCCCGGCGGCCAGCCCGCCATGGGCGGCGGCAACCCGGGTGCCGGACAGGCCGGCCTCATGGCCGGCGGCCAGGCTCCCCGCCGGCAGGTTCCCCCGGCCAGCGGGCCGCGGCCCGCGCTGCCGGGTCGCCCCGGCACGACGGACAAGGGTCTGCCGACGCGCCCCGCGGCCGGTGCCGGCGCTGCTGCCGGTGCTGCCGCTGGTTCAAGTGGCGGCAGCCTCTTCGACAGCGCGCCGCGCGGCGGCGGCGACCGCCCCACGCTTCCGCCCCGGGGCAACCCGGCCGGCCCCGCCGCCACACCGCCCGCCGGTGACCGCGGCGGCCGCCGTCCGCAGCTTCCCGCCCGCGGCGCCGCTCCCGAGCTCCCGGGCCGCACGGCCCCGAGCTGGGGCAACGAGCAGTCGCCCGCGACACCCGCTTCCGGCACCCCGGCTCCGGCCGCCCCGGTCGACGACTGGCCCCTGGCCTCTGACGGCGGCGCCCGGCGCCCGGCGCAGGACAGCCCGCGCGGCCACGAGGACGTGGAGAACACCGGCCGGTTCGCGCAGCCCGCGCAGGGCGCGCGTCCGGACACCACGGGCCAGTTCCCGCGGCCCGGTACCCCGCAGCCCGGCTCCGGCGGTCCCGGCGACACCTCCGAGTTCCCGCGGATCGGCGGCGGCGACGAGTCCCGCGCCAACGCCACCGGCCAGTTCCCCCGGCCGACGGGCGCACAGCCGTCCACCGGTCCGGGTGACACCGGCCAGTTCGCGCTGCCCGGCTCGCCCGCCGACACGTCGTCGTTCCCGCAGATCGGTGGCGTCGACCACGCGCAGAACAGCACCACCGGCCAGTTCGAGCGCCCCGGTGACACCGGGCAATTCGCACAGCCCGACGGCAGGCCCGAGGCGGGCCAGCTGCCGGCGGCCGGGCCCGGCGACGGACGGGCACCGCTGTTCGAGGAGCTGGAGTCGAACTGGCGCCGGGGCGAGAACGGCGGGAACGCCGGGACCGCCGGGACCGCCGACAACACAGCCGCACCCGCGCAGCCCGCCAAGAACGGGCGGTCGCTGCCGCGGCGCGAGCCGCAGCCGACGCCCACGCCGCAGGGCGACCGGGCCCCCAAGGCCCAGCGCACGCCGCGCAACCCGCAGGCCCCGAAGGCCCGGCAGGCTCCGGCGGACGACTGGCGCAACCCCAACGACGAGCGCCAGCAGCGGGCCGAAGCGGTCCGCGAGCCGGCGGCCGGCGGTATCACCTCTTCCGGTCTGCCGCGGCGCGTGCCGCGTGCGAACCTCGTCGAGGGTGCCGCGCAGGAGCAGGAACAGAACAACCCGACCGGTCCGGCGGTCTCGCGTGCGCCCGATGACGTACGCGGCCGGCTGACCAATCTTCGCCGGGGCATCCAGCAGGGTCGTCAGGCCGGAAACGGCTCGACCACCGGCAGTCACAACATTGGCCCCACTTACCAGCAGGAGCGTTAG
- a CDS encoding DUF742 domain-containing protein: protein MTPPASPGPYGASHHHASYGSEGDQPLVRPYAMTGGRTRPRYQLAIEALVSSTADPAHLAGLLPEHQRICHLCQEVKSVAEVSALLNMPLGVARILVADLAEAGMVAIHQPGGSGESGGTPDVTLLERVLSGLRKL from the coding sequence ATGACCCCGCCCGCCTCGCCCGGCCCGTACGGCGCCTCGCATCATCACGCGTCGTACGGGAGTGAAGGCGACCAGCCGCTGGTCCGCCCCTACGCCATGACCGGGGGCCGTACCCGGCCGCGCTACCAGCTCGCCATCGAGGCCCTGGTCAGCTCCACGGCCGACCCGGCCCATCTCGCGGGGCTGCTTCCCGAGCACCAGCGGATCTGCCACCTCTGCCAGGAGGTGAAGTCGGTCGCGGAGGTCTCCGCGCTGCTGAACATGCCTCTGGGCGTGGCGCGGATCCTCGTGGCGGACCTGGCGGAGGCCGGAATGGTGGCGATCCACCAGCCGGGCGGCAGCGGCGAGTCCGGTGGAACGCCGGATGTGACACTGCTCGAAAGGGTGCTCAGTGGACTTCGGAAGCTCTAG
- a CDS encoding GTP-binding protein — translation MDFGSSSGSVGRSTTSAKIVVAGGFGVGKTTFVGAVSEISPLRTEAVMTSASAGIDDLSHVQDKTTTTVAMDFGRITLDDDLILYLFGTPGQDRFWFMWDDLVRGAIGAVVLVDTRRLADCFPAVDYFENSGLPFVIALNGFDGHQPYNPEEVREALQIGPDAPIITTDARHRNEAKSALITLVEHALMARLK, via the coding sequence GTGGACTTCGGAAGCTCTAGCGGGAGCGTCGGCCGTTCCACCACTTCGGCGAAGATCGTGGTGGCTGGCGGCTTCGGCGTGGGCAAGACGACATTCGTCGGTGCGGTCTCGGAGATTTCTCCGCTGCGCACCGAAGCCGTCATGACCTCCGCCTCGGCGGGGATCGACGACCTGAGCCACGTCCAGGACAAAACCACCACCACGGTGGCGATGGATTTCGGCCGCATCACACTGGACGACGATCTGATCCTGTACCTCTTCGGTACGCCGGGTCAGGACCGCTTCTGGTTCATGTGGGACGACCTGGTCCGCGGCGCCATCGGCGCCGTCGTCCTCGTCGACACCAGGCGCCTCGCCGACTGCTTCCCCGCCGTCGACTACTTCGAGAACAGCGGCCTCCCCTTCGTCATCGCCCTCAACGGCTTCGACGGACACCAGCCCTACAACCCCGAAGAAGTCCGCGAAGCACTCCAGATCGGCCCCGACGCACCGATCATCACCACCGACGCCCGCCACCGCAACGAAGCCAAGAGCGCACTCATCACGCTCGTCGAGCACGCCCTCATGGCCCGGCTCAAGTAG
- a CDS encoding roadblock/LC7 domain-containing protein: MSQAAQNLNWLITNFVANTPGVSHTVVVSADGLLLAMSEGFPRDRADQLAAVASGLTSLTAGASRIFEGGPVTQTVVEMERGFLFIMSVSDGSSLAVLAHPECDIGLVGYEMALLVDRAGTVLTPDLRAELQGSLLN; this comes from the coding sequence ATGAGCCAGGCGGCGCAGAATCTGAACTGGTTGATCACCAACTTCGTGGCGAACACCCCGGGGGTGTCCCACACGGTGGTGGTGTCCGCCGACGGACTCCTTCTGGCGATGTCCGAAGGCTTTCCGCGCGACCGCGCCGATCAGCTGGCGGCTGTCGCCTCCGGTCTGACCTCCCTCACGGCCGGGGCCTCCCGGATCTTCGAGGGCGGCCCCGTCACCCAGACCGTGGTGGAGATGGAGCGTGGTTTCCTCTTCATCATGTCCGTCTCCGACGGTTCGTCCCTGGCCGTGCTGGCGCACCCCGAGTGCGACATCGGCCTCGTGGGCTACGAGATGGCCCTGCTCGTCGACCGCGCGGGCACGGTGCTGACGCCCGATCTCCGCGCGGAGCTTCAGGGCAGTCTGCTGAACTGA
- a CDS encoding acyl-CoA carboxylase subunit beta, translated as MSNLEGAPVEASDVRGRVAELHAIREQVRRGPSDRATEAQKAKGKLTARERIDLLLDEGSFSEVEPLRRHRASGFGLEAKKPYTDGVITGWGTVHGRTVFVYAHDFRIFGGALGEAHATKIHKIMDMAISAGAPLVSLNDGAGARIQEGVSALAGYGGIFQRNTKASGVIPQISVMLGPCAGGAAYSPALTDFVFMVRETSQMFITGPDVVRAVTGEEITQNGLGGADVHAETSGVAHFAYDDEETCLEEVRYLLSLLPQNNRENPPRVASEDPADRTGDALLDLVPADGNRPYDMRKVIEELVDDGDHLEIHERWATNIICALARLDGQVVGIVANQPQSLAGVLDIEASEKAARFIQMCDAFNIPIITLLDVPGFLPGVDQEHGGIIRHGAKLLYAYCNATVPRISVILRKAYGGAYIVMDSQSIGADLTYAWPTNEIAVMGAEGAANVIFRKQIAEADDPEAMRARMVKEYKAELMHPYYAAERGLIDDVIDPVETRSVLIKSLAMLATKHADLPSRKHGNPPQ; from the coding sequence ATGAGCAATCTCGAAGGTGCGCCCGTAGAGGCGAGTGACGTCCGTGGGCGCGTCGCCGAGCTGCACGCCATCCGCGAGCAGGTTCGGCGTGGGCCCAGTGACCGGGCGACCGAGGCCCAGAAGGCCAAGGGCAAGCTGACGGCTCGCGAGCGTATTGACCTCCTCCTCGACGAAGGCTCTTTTTCCGAGGTGGAGCCGCTGCGGCGGCACCGCGCTTCGGGGTTCGGCCTGGAGGCGAAGAAGCCCTACACCGATGGTGTGATCACCGGGTGGGGGACGGTGCACGGGCGTACGGTTTTTGTGTACGCGCATGATTTCCGGATCTTCGGTGGTGCGTTGGGTGAGGCGCATGCGACGAAGATCCACAAGATCATGGACATGGCGATTTCGGCGGGTGCTCCGCTGGTGTCGTTGAACGACGGTGCGGGTGCGCGTATCCAGGAGGGCGTCTCGGCGCTGGCCGGGTACGGCGGGATCTTCCAGCGGAACACCAAGGCGTCGGGTGTCATCCCGCAGATCAGTGTGATGCTCGGCCCGTGCGCGGGTGGTGCGGCGTACAGTCCGGCGCTGACGGACTTCGTGTTCATGGTCCGTGAGACCTCGCAGATGTTCATCACGGGCCCGGATGTGGTGCGGGCCGTGACGGGTGAGGAGATCACCCAGAACGGTCTGGGGGGTGCCGATGTGCACGCCGAGACCTCCGGCGTCGCGCACTTCGCCTACGACGACGAGGAGACCTGCCTCGAAGAGGTTCGCTACCTCCTCTCGCTCCTCCCGCAGAACAACCGCGAGAACCCGCCGCGGGTCGCCTCCGAGGACCCGGCCGACCGCACCGGCGACGCCCTCCTGGACCTGGTCCCGGCGGACGGCAACCGCCCGTACGACATGCGCAAGGTGATCGAGGAGCTCGTCGACGACGGCGACCACCTGGAGATCCACGAGCGCTGGGCTACCAACATCATCTGCGCGCTGGCCCGGCTCGACGGCCAGGTCGTGGGCATCGTCGCCAACCAGCCGCAGTCCCTGGCCGGTGTCCTGGACATCGAGGCCTCGGAGAAGGCCGCGCGATTCATCCAGATGTGCGACGCCTTCAACATCCCGATCATCACTCTTCTGGACGTCCCCGGCTTCCTGCCCGGTGTGGACCAGGAGCACGGTGGAATCATCCGCCACGGCGCGAAGCTGCTGTACGCGTACTGCAATGCCACGGTTCCGCGTATTTCGGTGATCCTGCGCAAGGCGTACGGCGGCGCGTACATCGTGATGGACTCCCAGTCCATCGGTGCGGACCTGACGTACGCGTGGCCGACCAACGAGATCGCCGTGATGGGCGCGGAAGGCGCGGCAAACGTGATCTTCCGGAAGCAGATCGCGGAGGCCGACGACCCGGAGGCGATGCGGGCACGCATGGTCAAGGAGTACAAGGCGGAGCTGATGCATCCGTACTACGCGGCCGAGCGCGGGCTGATCGACGACGTGATCGACCCCGTCGAGACCCGTTCCGTGCTGATCAAGTCGCTGGCCATGCTCGCGACGAAGCACGCCGATCTGCCCTCGCGCAAGCACGGCAACCCGCCCCAGTAA
- a CDS encoding polysaccharide lyase 8 family protein, with amino-acid sequence MPSAPSWTRRGFLAASAVTALGLTAAGPPAGAAAAGAGADPGEEFRVLRERWRDLMLGSGFDASAEPYASALRRTGDLARSHRAGMRPGPAWLWPDAPFDSPAGITQSYARLHTMAQACTQPGTGSTGDAGLAADVIAGLDHVHDRIYHPGTTRYGNWWEWQIGSPRLLLDTLTLLHDRIDPTRRAGQLAAVDHFVPDTMLGAYTGTSTGANRVDLCRVVAVRGILGEAPAKVALARDALSPVFPYVTEGDGLYADGSFIQHTWVAYSGTYGQVLLDGLGRLFSLLRGSRWEVTDPRRQIIHDSVERAYAPLLYNGLMMDSVSGRAISRGVQTADPRRLTQGDHQRGHALIAAIALLSGGASAAERDRWHALVKGWIARDTTSPVRSDPQFGVADLARLAAVADGPAPAAPEPVGHRLFAAMDRAVHRRPGWCANIAMASDRVSHYENGNGENPRGWHTGAGMLYWWGRDHGGGQYTDGFWPTVDPYRLPGTTVSTKPLADNEGGGWGEPRPAARWVGGVTDGEFAAVGQHLKGLGSTLDARKSWFCAADSVICLGAGITAHDGVPVETIVDNRNLGATGTPRLTVDGTPQPQDDGWSQSYARAHWAHLEGHGGYLFPGGTPLTALRRSRTGAWRDINTGGSADRITRRYLTLLRPHGTDPADSSYAYVLMPGATPRDLAAHSRDPHRLTVLANSRDCQAVHVPAQGLTAANFWSPGTAGTLCVTAPAAVLVRRRGRTAILHLADPLRAGTPIDLLWTRPVRRVTAHDSSVRVLATGAALRLRVQPGTACAAHVCEVALG; translated from the coding sequence GTGCCGTCTGCCCCGAGCTGGACCCGCCGCGGCTTCCTCGCCGCCTCCGCCGTGACCGCCCTCGGCCTCACCGCGGCCGGTCCGCCGGCCGGGGCCGCCGCGGCCGGTGCGGGGGCGGACCCGGGCGAGGAGTTCCGGGTGCTGCGGGAGAGATGGCGCGACCTCATGCTCGGCAGCGGGTTCGACGCCTCGGCCGAGCCCTACGCCTCGGCCCTGCGCCGCACCGGCGACCTCGCCCGATCCCACCGGGCGGGCATGCGGCCCGGTCCCGCCTGGCTCTGGCCCGACGCGCCCTTCGACTCGCCCGCCGGCATCACCCAGAGCTACGCACGTCTGCACACCATGGCCCAGGCCTGCACCCAGCCCGGCACCGGCAGCACCGGTGACGCCGGCCTCGCCGCCGACGTGATCGCCGGACTCGACCACGTCCACGACCGGATCTACCACCCCGGAACGACCCGCTACGGCAATTGGTGGGAGTGGCAGATCGGCAGCCCCCGACTGCTCCTCGACACCCTCACCCTCCTCCACGACCGCATCGACCCCACCCGGCGCGCGGGTCAACTCGCCGCCGTCGACCACTTCGTCCCCGACACGATGCTCGGCGCCTACACCGGCACCAGCACCGGAGCCAACCGCGTCGACCTGTGCCGCGTCGTGGCCGTGCGCGGCATCCTCGGCGAGGCCCCCGCCAAGGTCGCCCTCGCCCGCGACGCCCTCTCCCCGGTCTTCCCCTACGTCACCGAGGGGGACGGGCTCTACGCCGACGGCTCCTTCATCCAGCACACCTGGGTCGCCTACTCCGGCACCTACGGCCAGGTGCTGCTCGACGGACTCGGACGGCTCTTCTCCCTGCTGCGCGGGTCGCGTTGGGAGGTCACCGACCCCCGCCGGCAGATCATCCACGACAGCGTCGAGCGGGCCTACGCCCCCCTGCTGTACAACGGCCTGATGATGGACAGCGTCTCCGGCCGCGCCATCAGCCGCGGCGTGCAGACGGCCGACCCCCGGCGGCTGACCCAGGGCGACCACCAGCGCGGCCACGCGCTCATCGCGGCCATCGCGCTGCTGTCCGGCGGCGCGAGCGCGGCGGAGCGGGACCGCTGGCACGCCCTGGTCAAGGGCTGGATCGCCCGCGACACCACCAGCCCCGTCCGCTCCGACCCCCAGTTCGGCGTCGCCGACCTGGCCCGGCTCGCCGCCGTCGCCGACGGCCCGGCACCCGCCGCCCCCGAGCCCGTCGGACACCGGCTCTTCGCCGCCATGGACCGGGCCGTCCACCGGCGCCCCGGCTGGTGCGCGAACATCGCCATGGCCTCCGACCGCGTCAGCCACTACGAGAACGGCAACGGCGAGAACCCGCGCGGCTGGCACACCGGCGCCGGAATGCTCTACTGGTGGGGCCGCGACCACGGCGGCGGCCAGTACACGGACGGCTTCTGGCCCACCGTCGACCCGTACCGGCTGCCCGGCACCACCGTTTCCACCAAGCCCCTCGCCGACAACGAGGGCGGCGGCTGGGGCGAACCCAGGCCCGCCGCGCGCTGGGTGGGCGGCGTCACCGACGGGGAGTTCGCCGCCGTCGGCCAGCATCTCAAGGGCCTCGGCTCCACCCTGGACGCCAGGAAGTCCTGGTTCTGCGCGGCCGATTCCGTCATCTGCCTCGGCGCCGGGATCACCGCGCACGACGGCGTCCCCGTCGAAACGATCGTCGACAACCGCAACCTCGGCGCCACCGGCACCCCGCGGCTCACCGTCGACGGCACCCCCCAGCCCCAGGACGACGGCTGGTCACAGTCCTACGCGCGCGCCCACTGGGCCCACCTCGAAGGGCACGGCGGCTATCTCTTCCCCGGCGGCACCCCGCTCACCGCGCTGCGCCGATCGCGCACCGGCGCCTGGCGGGACATCAACACCGGCGGCAGTGCCGACCGGATCACCCGCCGCTATCTCACCCTCCTGCGCCCCCACGGCACCGACCCCGCGGACTCCTCGTACGCCTACGTCCTCATGCCCGGCGCCACCCCCCGCGACCTGGCCGCCCACTCCCGGGACCCGCACCGGCTCACGGTCCTCGCCAACTCCCGCGACTGCCAGGCCGTCCATGTGCCCGCGCAGGGACTCACCGCGGCCAATTTCTGGTCCCCGGGCACGGCCGGTACGCTCTGCGTCACGGCCCCCGCGGCCGTGCTCGTCCGCCGGCGGGGCCGCACCGCGATCCTCCATCTCGCCGATCCGCTGCGCGCCGGCACCCCGATCGATCTCCTCTGGACCCGGCCCGTGCGCCGGGTCACCGCGCACGACTCCTCCGTCCGTGTGCTCGCCACGGGAGCCGCGCTGCGGCTCCGCGTCCAGCCGGGCACGGCGTGCGCGGCGCACGTCTGCGAGGTGGCCCTCGGCTGA
- a CDS encoding acyl-CoA carboxylase subunit epsilon, protein MNDTLVRVEKGTADAEELAAVTAVLLARAAAGNGHEAPARPRRSSAGWRRLERTPGFRAPHSWQG, encoded by the coding sequence ATGAACGACACGCTCGTACGCGTCGAGAAGGGCACCGCCGACGCCGAGGAACTGGCCGCGGTCACCGCCGTCCTCCTCGCCCGCGCCGCGGCCGGCAACGGCCACGAGGCCCCCGCCCGCCCGCGCCGCTCCTCCGCCGGCTGGCGCCGCCTGGAGCGCACCCCGGGCTTCCGGGCCCCGCACAGCTGGCAGGGCTGA